ACGCTGATGAGCCGGCTGACGGTCACGCGGCCGTGCTCGTCGTCCTCGATCGGGAACGAGTGGTGCGTCGACCACGGCGCGACGCCGCCGACGTCGAGCGGGCCCGCCGCCGAGGCGATCTGCGCCTGCGAATAGCGGTGCGCGACGCGCTGCGTGTACTGGACGCCTGCCCGCGCGCCCGCGACGGCGCCCAAGCCGATGCCGGTCGCGACGGCGGCGTTGTTGGTGACTTTCGAGGCAACGGCGGCGCCTGCGATGCCGGCGCCTGCCGTCGCGCCTTCGCTATAGAGCGAATTGCAGCCGGACAGCAGCGTCGAGCAGGCGGCGGCGCCGAGCGCCGCCCATGTAGCCCAACGGCGCGTCGGCCGTGCGATGCGATGATTCATCCCTGAATGCGGTCCTGTCTTCGTGCGCCGCGCGCCGCGCAGCGAGCGTACGTAGAACGCCATTGTTCTGCAATTGTCCGACGAGAAATGCAAACAATTGACAAAACGGCTGTCGCGCACGCCGAGCGCGCGCGGCGACATTGTGGTGCAAAGCGTCGGATCGGGGTCGAATCGTTACAAATTGAATGTAATTGTTACCGTGAACCTCGTGCGGCGATCCTAGACTAAAGAGCTATGGACTGTTTCACCGACGGCCTCGCGCCGCTCCGATCATGAGACACCCTGCCATGCGCCGTTCCAAGCGCCCCGAGCATCGCGGGCGCGACGCCGGCACCGGCCCGTCGCGGCCGGCCAATGCCCCGACCTCTCCCGCGCCTGCCGGCGCCACGCCCGATACGCCTTCGGACGGCGATCACAACCAAGGCGGCACACGCCCGGAAGGGCTCGACTATCAACGCGATCTCGGTTCGGAGCAGGACGCGTGAGGCCGTCGTTGTTGCAACTGCTTGCATTTTTAACGTTTGACACGTCGCGAGGTGGCATGCGACTTGCCCGATTCGACGGGAATGCCGTTTTCCCGCTCGCCGGGCAATCTGATACAGGAGGGTAAGCCGTAATGAGCAGATTGATCGTGGTATCGAATCGCGTGGCGGCCGGCCAGGATGCGCGCCCGACGGCGGGCGGGCTGGCGGTCGGCGTGCTCGACGCGCTGAAGGAGACGGGCGGCGTCTGGTTCGGCTGGAACGGCGAGATCGCCGGCGCGCCCGAGGAGCCCGCGATCGAGCGGGACGGCAACGTGACTTACGCGACCGTCGGCCTGACCCGCCGCGACTACGACCAGTACTATCGCGGCTTCTCGAACGCCACGCTCTGGCCCGTGTTCCACTATCGCGGGGATCTCGCGCGCTTCGACCGTCAGGAATATGCGGGCTATCTGCGCGTGAACTGCGCGCTCGCGAAGCAGTTGCGCGCGCTCGTGCAGCCCGACGACATCATCTGGGTGCACGACTATCACCTGCTGCCGTTCGCGCACTGCCTGCGCGAGCTCGGCGTGAAGAATCCGATCGGCTTCTTCCTGCACATTCCTTTCCCGTCGCCCGAGGTCCTGCGGACCGTACCGCCGCACGAAGAGCTGATGAAGTTCATGTGCGCGTACGACGTCGTCGGCTTGCAGACGGAGGGCGACAAGCAGGCGTTCGTCGATTACATCGAGCGCCGCGGGCTCGGCACGTCGAGCGAGGACGGGATTCTGCATGCGCACGGCCGCGTCGTGAAGGTCGCCGCGTATCCGATCGGCATCTATCCGGACGCGATCGGCAAGGCGGCCGTCGAATACGGCTCGCGCAAGGCGGTGAAGGCGCTGCGCGACACGATGCGCGAGCGTAAGCTCGTGATCAGCGTCGACCGACTCGACTATTCGAAGGGCCTCGTCGAGCGCTTTCAGGCGTTCGAGCGGATGCTCGCGAACGCGCCCGGCTGGCAGGGCCGCGTGTCGCTCGTGCAGATCGCGCCGCCGACCCGCTCCGACGTGCAGACCTATCAGCGGATCCGCCAGACGCTCGAGGGCGAGGCGGGGCGCATCAACGGCCGCTTCGCGCAACTCGACTGGACGCCGATCCAGTACCTGAACCGCAAGTACGAGCGCAATCTGCTGATGGCGCTGTTCAGGCTGTCGCAGGTTGGCTATGTGACGC
Above is a window of Burkholderia thailandensis E264 DNA encoding:
- the otsA gene encoding alpha,alpha-trehalose-phosphate synthase (UDP-forming), yielding MSRLIVVSNRVAAGQDARPTAGGLAVGVLDALKETGGVWFGWNGEIAGAPEEPAIERDGNVTYATVGLTRRDYDQYYRGFSNATLWPVFHYRGDLARFDRQEYAGYLRVNCALAKQLRALVQPDDIIWVHDYHLLPFAHCLRELGVKNPIGFFLHIPFPSPEVLRTVPPHEELMKFMCAYDVVGLQTEGDKQAFVDYIERRGLGTSSEDGILHAHGRVVKVAAYPIGIYPDAIGKAAVEYGSRKAVKALRDTMRERKLVISVDRLDYSKGLVERFQAFERMLANAPGWQGRVSLVQIAPPTRSDVQTYQRIRQTLEGEAGRINGRFAQLDWTPIQYLNRKYERNLLMALFRLSQVGYVTPLRDGMNLVAKEYVASQDPNDPGVLVLSEFAGAAAELPGALLVNPFDLSQMAESLERALAMPLEERQARHAENIARLRKNDLSVWRDSFLADLRSVATAASVTQRAGRRVANA